The nucleotide window AAATAATACAGGCCAAATGGCtaagtacattgaatgtacgagcatgtaagggaaattctaaagcataacataagcttgaacttgataaaaagaacatacttacctcttctcaactcactcaactaaactcaactccAAAATAAGATACCCAACTCAAAAATAAGAtcctcaactcaagaataagatattcaactcaaagataagatattcaactcagtgaaataaggctcaactcaacaataaggtatTCAACTTAGTGAAacaaggctcaactcaataataaagtattcaactcagtgaaataaggcttaACTCAATTTTCAGATACTCGACtttgggtactcaactctgtATACTCAACTCTATATACTCAaatctggatactcaactcaatataaagcaacaatacatatgcaatatatggaaaggttttaaaatagtagaaaacaactcaatgtattgaagaatacaatagtaactcagtttgtatgctaGGATACAAGATAAACTCTacttgtatatgaaaatacaaagtaaactctgtagatatatataaaaatacaaaatatctctgtaTGAGTTTCTCTtgtgaacacctaatttttgacCAAAACATAAAGATTCTACACccaattttaatatttcagcaaggttatatttaaaataaatgaaaaataaataactgaaaattacaacaaattatAAGCTCACTTTAtatttaaagtttgataaagaaagcttttgaaTTTAACGTATTTTGTTTTACCCTTTCAACTTTTATCTagtctaaaaaaataataatagtcgTATATATCATGgaaaagtagaaaaataataataataaaagataaaaagaagagtcctaaaaatttcaaattacctTACCTTTATCCTAATCACCCCCAACTTCCTTAACTTATTTGCTAAAAATCCTCCTCccatttagtttattttattttttatttttttttcttctatttttttttctactctTGCACgatcttttctctttttattttttttacacgtttttttttcttttctttcttttctgtttgttctttctttattttattttattttttttattttttattatttgtttgttaatattatattactatttttcttcctttatctCAATCCTAAAATTCtcaactaaattttaaattaaatcctATTCCCACTCCATCACGTTCCTTTTAATTAGCACCAGACTCACACCCCAAACTATTATAAAAACATACGCTcagtaaataagaaaaaaggatACACATACacacagaagaaaaaaaaaacacagagagaaaaatataacaaaagtgagttttattttttgaaaattaagtcAGCGTTCAAGGTTTCACTCAAGGTTTCGGATTCGTGGCTCTTTAAAGTTAATATTAGCCATTAACTTTGGAAATCAGTAGATCGTAGCAGTTGTTTTTGTGGTATTAATTTTCGCAGCGAGGTAATTCTAAATTCTCGCATAATGTAGTTGGAATGCTCGAACGAAATTTGATTCCAATAATATGAAGTTTTCTGAGTCGCATGCTATTATTATCTACCATTGTTTGTGATGAATTTATGAATGCTTAAAAAAACGTAACCGTTTATGTTTCTTGCTTtagaataatataaaataaaaataaaagatgtatcatacattttttttttaattattgttttatgcTCTTTAGATGTAATTAATATTGAAATTGGTTTcatgatatttaattttgaatagcTAATGTTTCTTGGACCTTAGTTTTCACTTAAggaaattttgttgaaattatttgtAGACTTGTTAGATTAGGATATAAATTAGTGCTTTAGAAAACCTATGAGGAATGTGTTttagtcttctttttttttttaatatattattttgataaaaaaataatttccctTTAGAATAAGTGTTAGATGATTATCGCTTTAATTCGAATTATTAAGATACAAAATTAAGAGGatatatgaatatttatttagagatttatggtaaaaaaaataatgaataattaagaaaactaatttttttttaaaatgagaaagcataagaaaaaaaataaaaataaaaacagaacAAACGCAAacttaaaagaataataataaaaaatagagagNNNNNNNNNNNNNNNNNNNNNNNNNNNNNNNNNNNNNNNNNNNNNNNNNNNNNNNNNNNNNNNNNNNNNNNNNNNNNNNNNNNNNNNNNNNNNNNNNNNNNNNNNNNNNNNNNNNNNNNNNNNNNNNNNNNNNNNNNNNNNNNNNNNNNNNNNNNNNNNNNNNNNNNNNNNNNNNNNNNNNNNNNNNNNNNacaaaaaaaaaataaaatatatatatatatatatatataaattaataaaaccaaaacgtaaaaaaggggaaaaaaaagtaagaaaacaaaaggaagaaaataaaaattaagaaggaaaaatctttctaaaaatagtccTAATCTATTTAGAATTTCTTGCTAAAACTAATTCCGAATCACATAAAATTTTGTTTCTATTCTAaatctaactaaaaaaaaatacaatcctaaaatactcaaactcaaaaatctCAATCCTACACAAATTCTAATTCCTAGCAATTAGATACCTACATATTTTCTAttcacaataaaaataaataaatacaaatacatgaaaaagaaaaggagaagaaaagaaattacaagACGTTTCAAGATTTGTAAATATCAATCTATTAACTTTACTTTATtatgtttgaataaatttatgtgatatacattttttttaaaattaacgaacatatattaatataatataaataggtttaaaataaatcaaataatgaggtaaataacttttattattaagttaataatacaatatccgaaaattaatttaagtcatatataGTCAATGAATCGATCGTGCTAGAACCATGGGATTCGAGGGGTGCCTAATACTTTCCCTATGGTCAACAGAATTGCTCACCCGATCTTTGTTTTCGcagaccaataaaaataaagagtcaaatttccttttgattaggggttTAAATaataaggtgacttggaacaccaaaactcaattccaagtgacgactctgaataataaaataatctcttttcaaaatgtcactttaattggagaaactcttttttctttcaaaacatacttaaattaattttaaggaaaaaaaaaagatgtgacAGATGGCGACTCCGCTGGGGATAACCAGAATTCGAGCTTGTAAATATTGACTTGTAtatgactttatttatttatttcttcatttatgttttggatattgtatttattgacTGAATGTgctaactatttttaatattatttgcaTTACATTATAACTGTCTTCTCTCGCACACCCTTCTGAGTCTTCTATACTACAATTATGGGAATTGCGACTGTGCACCCACTTCTGTCAAGATAGCCAGTGGATCTTCGGTCCATGGTGAAGGATTTTTAGTCACACATGTTTAGAAAAGGGAGCACCCATGCACAAAGACGAAAAGCGCTGCTACCGGTACGTTGCTACTCCCTAACTCGAGTTGTCCGCTCGTTTTACAGCCAGTCTAGATACCTTTCTCCACAAGTTCAACCTTAGTAGAACTAAAACCTTCAGAAATGATATCTTTACTAGGTTCCGCTTTATCTGCATCATGTGCATTTAACTTAGCAAGACTCGGCATGGGGGTCGGGTCTGCCTAGGACAGGTGCCTTTTCTTGAGACCATCATGTATATTTTTGTGCTAGTTGTTGCATCATGTGGAAGACTATAACAAATGTTGACCGGCTTTAGATAATTGACTAAAAGAAGAAATGTCTATTTTAGCCATTTTCAGCAAATGATtcaagataaacaaattgaaaattatatatatatatatatatatatatatatatatatatatatatagatatatatatatatatataaccctCAATTGTATTCTCGCTTTTATCAAAACAtcaaatttttacaaaaaataaaaaaataaatatataaataaaaaaggttatagtaaaaaaaaatgcaataaaataaattattatatatatgtatgtctttaaatttgttttaaataggGCATATCCaccttctttttatttctttttctttctgttcTTCATGATTCACTTGTCAAAATTACTTCTTTATTCGGTCATTTTCTCTGAAAACAACCTAGGCTTCCCTTAAGGAAGGTCAACAAAAGTCATTTTTGAAAGAATGACCACTTCAGGCATTCGGagtcatttttcatatatatattttttattttaactactTCAACAAATGATTTcgaattatcaaaatttcataagttAAATTTGGTTTTAAATCGCGAGTTTCTTTTCCTAACCAGATAACCATGAAATCTATGAGATGTGATAAAATACCAAGGGATGAAACAGTCGAAATGGTCAATGATCCCCCAAATTTCATGATCACGGATAAAACCCCACCACTACTCATGGCTTGGTGGAACGATATGCATGAGTTTAGGCGAACTGAGATATTCAAACATCTTGGTTTCCTCACAGATATCATGAGATTTAGTCCTGACAGAGATTTGATCGAGGCTTTGATCCCTTTTTGGGATTCTACAAGCAATGTGTTTCGCTTTAGCGATTTTGGGTTGATGCCTACATTGGAGGAGTTGGGTGGTTTCACAGGGTTAGGCAAGGATCTCCGAAGCAAAATACTCATAGCCCCAAGAAACGTCAACAGGAACAAATTTTTAGAACAAATGCATATCATCTATCCTCATAAAGAGTGTTTCGATAATGGGTTGGTTTCCTTGGAACTTCTATACTCAAGATATggaaagaaagaaggatttcagaCTACAGGAAGCAACTTAAAAATGGGCAACACCTCCCTACTTGGGAAAAACATAGACAAGAAGCATTCATGGTGGCCTTTTTGGAAACCATGGTTTTTCCAAgaaggaataaaaaaattagtattcgTCTGTCAGGAATAGACGCTgttatgatgaagaaaaagaaattcacTATCTTGCCAATGATGTTGGCTAACATTTATCGTGCTTTGACTAAATGTAGAGAAGGGGAAGACTTTTTTGAAGGTTGCAGCCTTCTATTGCAAATGTGGTTTTTGCGACAGATTTCAAATCTAAATGGACGAATTATATTTTGAGCCACCCAGACAGGATGAAGGAATTAGTAGACAAATTGCCAAAATGTGCCAAA belongs to Solanum stenotomum isolate F172 chromosome 1, ASM1918654v1, whole genome shotgun sequence and includes:
- the LOC125858726 gene encoding uncharacterized protein LOC125858726, whose amino-acid sequence is MFRKGSTHAQRRKALLPITMKSMRCDKIPRDETVEMVNDPPNFMITDKTPPLLMAWWNDMHEFRRTEIFKHLGFLTDIMRFSPDRDLIEALIPFWDSTSNVFRFSDFGLMPTLEELGGFTGLGKDLRSKILIAPRNVNRNKFLEQMHIIYPHKECFDNGLVSLELLYSRYGKKEGFQTTGSNLKMGNTSLLGKNIDKKHSWWPFWKPWFFQEGIKKLVFVCQE